From the Cryptomeria japonica chromosome 2, Sugi_1.0, whole genome shotgun sequence genome, one window contains:
- the LOC131054265 gene encoding uncharacterized protein LOC131054265 codes for MAVTHADLAIDRSFRSLRSKFARFIMFLCTFLGLIAFMLAIGAEVTRTEVTYIMVDNMSWETGDMEMKCMYRKNGFVPIACALGSLLAMGMAMGIGNAYICLALCSPPANDQFRPLETWIDSDSNYYKALGWQAAGSFLCSWISFTVASALLLVGIVVEAKHRERWDIARENCMVVRAGMFAAAGIVGLIATFMGISLYESAVQTEKLLEEKANMRREVMEATLYYTPSSPSPSSIQQFPAALPK; via the exons ATGGCTGTGACGCATGCCGATTTAGCCATTGACCGTAGCTTCAGATCTCTGAGGAGCAAATTTGCGAGATTCATCATGTTTCTCTGCACATTTTTGGGTTTGATTGCATTTATGCTTGCTATTGGGGCAGAGGTCACCAGAACAGAG GTGACCTATATAATGGTGGATAACATGAGTTGGGAAACAGGGGATATGGAAATGAAGTGCATGTATAGGAAAAATGGGTTTGTTCCGATTGCCTGCGCATTGGGTTCATTGTTAGCAATGGGAATGGCGATGGGCATAGGCAACGCTTATATTTGCCTGGCCCTCTGCAGTCCTCCTGCAAATGATCAGTTTCGTCCATTGGAAACATGGATTGATTCTGATTCCAATTATTACAAGGCACTCGGATGGCAGGCTGCTGGTTCCTTTCTCTGTTCTTG GATATCTTTTACGGTTGCCTCTGCACTCTTGCTTGTTGGAATTGTGGTGGAAGCAAAGCATAGGGAAAGGTGGGATATCGCAAGAGAGAATTGCATGGTGGTGAGAGCAGGGATGTTTGCAGCAGCAGGAATAGTTGGGTTGATCGCAACTTTCATGGGCATTTCACTGTATGAGAGTGCAGTGCAGACTGAGAAATTGCTGGAGGAAAAAGCAAACATGCGGAGGGAAGTCATGGAGGCTACTCTGTACTACACACCCAGTTCCCCTTCACCATCATCCATACAACAATTTCCTGCTGCCTTGCCAAAGTGA